In a single window of the Miscanthus floridulus cultivar M001 unplaced genomic scaffold, ASM1932011v1 os_1110, whole genome shotgun sequence genome:
- the LOC136533706 gene encoding vacuolar iron transporter homolog 5-like — MAMMSSMDGGSNFGKVAAVVDAENPAATIVVGPPCAVVDIDDDDDLSQRGNWLRAAVLGANDGLVSTASLMLGVGAVKADARAMLISGFAGLLAGACSMAIGEFVSVCSQRDVELARLDRDGKRGGQEEKALPSPVQAAAASALAFSVGALLPLLAAGFIADYRLRIGVVAAVATATLAAFGCVGAVLGRAPVARSCARVVVGGWVAMAVTFGLMRLFKASGI, encoded by the coding sequence ATGGCCATGATGAGCAGCATGGACGGCGGCAGCAACTTCGGCAAGGTGGCCGCCGTGGTGGACGCCGAGAACCCTGCGGCCACCATAGTCGTGGGGCCGCCGTGCGCGGTggtggacatcgacgacgacgacgacctgtCGCAGCGCGGCAACTGGCTGCGCGCGGCGGTGCTTGGCGCAAACGACGGGCTGGTGTCGACGGCGTCGCTGATGCTGGGCGTGGGCGCCGTGAAGGCAGACGCGCGCGCCATGTTGATCTCCGGGTTCGCAGGCCTGCTGGCGGGCGCGTGCAGCATGGCCATCGGCGAGTTCGTGTCCGTGTGCTCCCAGCGCGACGTGGAGCTGGCGCGGCTGGACCGCGACGGAAAGCGCGGCGGCCAGGAGGAGAAGGCGCTGCCCAGCCCCGTGCAGGCCGCCGCGGCGTCCGCGCTGGCTTTCTCCGTGGGCGCGCTCCTGCCGCTGCTGGCCGCCGGGTTCATCGCCGACTACAGGCTGCGGATCGGGGTGGTGGCCGCCGTGGCCACCGCCACGCTGGCCGCGTTCGGCTGCGTGGGCGCCGTGCTGGGGCGCGCCCCCGTGGCGAGGTCGTGCGCGCGCGTCGTCGTCGGCGGTTGGGTCGCCATGGCCGTCACCTTCGGCCTCATGAGGCTCTTCAAGGCCAGCGGCATATGA